accccccaaaataaccccaatcccagagtgacccccaaaataaccccaatccAAGAGAGAGTGACCCCCCAAAAATAACcccaatcacagagagagtgacccccccaaaataaccccaatcccagagagagtTACCCCCcgaaaataaccccaatcccagagagagtgacCCCCAAAATAACCCAAATCCCAGAGCGAGCGACCCcccccaaaataaccccaatcccagagcGAGTGACCCCCCCCAgaataaccccaatcccagagtgacccCCAAAATAACACCAATCCCAGAGAGACTGACCCCCAaattaaccccaatcccagagtgaccccccgaaaataaccccaatcccagagtgacccCCAAAATAACACCAATCCCAGAGAGACTGACCCCCAaattaaccccaatcccagagtgacccCCAAAATAACACCAATCCCAGAGAGACTGACCCCCAaattaaccccaatcccagagtgaccccccgaaaataaccccaatccccgagagagtgacccccaaaataaccccaatcccagagtgacccCCCAAAATAACCCGAATCCCAGAGAGAGTGACCCCCAaattaaccccaatcccagagagagtgaccccccggaaataaccccaatcccagagagagtgaccccccgaaaataaccccaatccccaagagagtgacccccaaaataaccccaatcccagagagagtgacccccccaaattaaccccaatcccagagagagtgaccccccaaattaaccccaatcccagagagagtgacccccccaaattaaccccaatcccagagagagtgaccccccccccaaaataaccccaatcccagagagagtgaccccccaaaataaccccaatcccagagagagtgacCCCCCGAAAATAACCCCAATCCCTGAGAGTGACCCCcgaaaataaccccaatcccagagtgaccaccaaaataaccccaatcccagagagagtgacacccccgaaaataaccccaatcccagagagagtgaccccccaaaataaccccaatcccagagcgagcgacccccaaaataaccccaatcccagagagagtgacccccaaattaaccccaatcccagagacagtgacccccaaaataaccccaatcccagagagagtgacccccaaaataaccccaatcccagagagagtgacccccaaaattaccccaatcccagagagagtgaccccccaaaataaccccaatcccagagagagtgaccccccaaaataaccccaatcccagagtgacccccccgaaaataaccccaatcccagagagagtgacCCCCCGAAAAATCCCCAATCCCAGAGAGTGTGACCCCCCAaattaaccccaatcccagagagagtgaccctcctaaaataaccccaatcccagagtgacccccataataaccccaatcccagagtcACACCCCcgaaaataaccccaatcccagagagagtgaccccccgaaaataaccccaatcccagagagagtgacccccaaaataaccccaatcccagagtgacccccgaaataaccccaatcccagagagagtgacACCCCCGAAAATAACCCCAATCTCAGAGAGGGTGACCCCCCCCAAATTAACCCCAATCGCAGACTGACCCCCAAATTAACCCCAATCCCAGACAGTGACCCCCCGAAAATTACCCCAATCCCAGAGAGTGTGacccccaaaataaccccaatcccagagagtGACCCCCCCAAATTAACCCCAATCGCAGAGTGacccccaaaataaccccaatcccagagagagtgaccccccaaaataaccccaatcccagagtgaccccaaaataaccccaatcccagagtgacccccaaaataaccccaatcccagagagtgaccccccgaaaataaccccaatcccagagagtGACCCCCCCAaattaaccccaatcccagagagagtgaccccccaaattaaccccaatcccagagagagtgaccccccaaattaaccccaatcccagagagagtgacccccgaaaataaccccaatcccagagtgacccccaaaataaccccaatcccagagtgacccccaaaataaccccaatcccagagagagtgacacccccgaaaataaccccaatcccagagagagtgaccccccgaaaataaccccaatccccgagagtgacccccaaaataaccccaatTCCAGAGAGAGTGACCCCCAAAATAACCCCTATCCCAGAGTGacccccaaaataaccccaatcccagagagtgacccccaaaataaccccaatcccagagtgacccccaaaataaccccaatcccagagagagtgacacccccgaaaataaccccaatccccgagagtgacccccaaaataaccccaatcccagagtgaccccccgaaaataaccccaatcccagagagtGACCCCCCCCCAAATTAACCCCAATCTCAGAGAGAGTGACCCCCCAaattaaccccaatcccagagaggGTGACCCCCcgaaaataaccccaatcccagagatACTGACCCCCAAAATATccccaatcccagagagagtgacccccccaaaataaccccaatcccagagtgacccccaaaataaccccaatcccagagtgacccccaaaataaccccaatcccagagagagtgTCCCCCAAATTAACCCCAATTGCAGAGTGacccccaaaataaccccaatcccagagagagtgaccccccgaaaattaccccaatcccagagagagtgacccccaaaataaccccaatcccagagagagtgacacccccgaaaataaccccaatcccagagagagtgaccccccgaaaataaccccaatccccgagagtgacccccaaaataaccccaatTCCAGAGAGAGTGACCCCCAAAATAACCCCTATCCCAGAGTGacccccaaaataaccccaatcccagagagtgacccccaaaataaccccaatcccagagtgacccccaaaataaccccaatcccagagagagtgacacccccgaaaataaccccaatccccgagagagtgacccccaaaataaccccaatcccagagtgaccccccgaaaataaccccaatcccagagagtgacccccccccccaaattaaccccaatctcagagagagtgaccccccaaattaaccccaatcccagagaggGTGACCCCCcgaaaataaccccaatcccagagatACTGACCCCCAAAATATccccaatcccagagagagtgacccccccaaaataaccccaatcccagagtgacccccaaaataaccccaatcccagagtgacccccaaaataaccccaatcccagagagagtgTCCCCCAAATTAACCCCAATTGCAGAGTGacccccaaaataaccccaatcccagagagagtgacccccaaaattaccccaatcccagagagagtgacCCCCCAAAAAACCCCAATCGCAGAGTGACCCCCAaattaaccccaatcccagagagagtgaccccccgaaaattaccccaatcccagagagagtgacccccaaaataaccccaatcccagagagagtgacCCCCCAAATTAACCACAATCGCAGAGTGacccccaaaataaccccaatcccagagagagtgacCCCCCCAAAAATTACCCCAATCCCAGAGAGTGTGACCCCCAAAATtaccccaatcccagagagagtgaccccccaaaataaccccaatcccagagagagtgaccccccaaaataaccccaatcccagagtgacccccaaaataaccccaatcccagagagtGACCCCCCcgaaaataaccccaatcccagagagagtgacCCCCCGAAAAATCcccaatctcagagagtgtgaccccccaaattaaccccaatcccagagagagtgaccctcctaaaataaccccaatcccagagtgacccccaaaataaccccaatcccagagtcACACCCCcgaaaataaccccaatcccagagagagtgaccccccgaaaataaccccaatcccagagagagtgacccccaaaataaccccaatcccagagtgacccccaaaataaccccaatcccagagagagtgacACCCCCGAAAATAACCCCAATCTCAGAGAGGGTGACCCCCCCAAATTAACCCCAATCGCAGACTGACCCCCAAATTAACCCCAATCCCAGACAGTGACCCCCCGAAAATTACCCCAATCCCAGAGAGTGTGacccccaaaataaccccaatcccagagagtGACCCCCCCAAATTAACCCCAATCGCAGAGTGACCCCCAAAATAACAccaatcccagagagagtgaccccccaaaataaccccaatcccagagtgacccccaaaataaccccaatcccagagtgacccccaaaataaccccaatcccagagagtgaccccccgaaaataaccccaatcccagagagtGACCCCCCCAaattaaccccaatcccagagagagtgaccccccaaattaaccccaatcccagagagagtgaccccccaaattaaccccaatcccagagagagtgacCCCCCGAAAATAACTCTAATCCCAGAGTGacccccaaaataaccccaatcccagagtgacccccaaaataaccccaatcccagagagagtgacacccccgaaaataaccccaatcccagagagagtgaccccccgaaaataaccccaatccccgagagtgacccccaaaataaccccaattacagagagagtgacccCCAAAATAACCCCTATCCCAGAGTGacccccaaaataaccccaatcccagagagagtgacccccaaaataaccccaatcccagagtgacccccaaaataaccccaatcccagagagagtgacACCCCCGAAAATAACCCCAATCCCCGAGAGAGTGACCtccaaaataaccccaatcccagagtgaccccccgaaaataaccccaatcccagagagtgacccccccccccaaattaaccccaatctcagagagagtgaccccccaaattaaccccaatcccagagaggGTGACCCCCcgaaaataaccccaatcccagagatACTGACCCCCAAAATATccccaatcccagagagagtgacCCCCCGAAAAATccccaatcccagagagagtgacctcccaaattaaccccaatcccagagCGAGTGACCCCCcgaaaataaccccaatcccagagtgagtgACACCCCCGAAAATAACCCCAATACCAGAGAGAGTGACCCCCcgaaaataaccccaatcccagagagagtgaccccccaaaataaccccaatcccagagagtGACCCCCCCCAAATTAACCCCAATCTCAGAGAGAGTGACCCCCCAaattaaccccaatcccagagaggGTGACCCCCCAAAAATAACCCCAATCTCAGAGATACTGACCCCCAAAATATccccaatcccagagagagtgaccccccccaaaataaccccaatcccagagtgacccccaaaataaccccaatcccagagtgacccccaaaataaccccaatcccagagagagtgTCCCCCAAATTAACCCCAATTGCAGAGTGacccccaaaataaccccaatcccagagagagtgaccccccgaaaattaccccaatcccagagagagtgacccccaaaattaccccaatcccagagagagtgacCCCCCAAAAAAACCCCAATCGCAGAGTGACCCCCAaattaaccccaatcccagagagagtgaccccccgaaaattaccccaatcccagagagagtgacccccaaaataaccccaatcccagagagagtgaccccccaaattaaccccaatcgcagagtgacccccaaaataaccccaatcccagagagagtgacCCCCCAAAAATTACCCCAATCCCAGAGAGTGTGACCCCCAAAATtaccccaatcccagagagagtgaccccccaaaataaccccaatcccagagtgacccccaaaataaccccaatcccagagagtGACCCCCCcgaaaataaccccaatcccagagagtGTGACCCCCCAaattaaccccaatcccagagagagtgaccctcctaaaataaccccaatcccagagtgacccccaaaataaccccaatcccagagtcACACCCCCGAAAATAACCCCAATACCAGAGAGAGTGACCTCCCGAAAATAACCCCAATACCAGAGAGAGTGACCCCCCGAAAATAACCCCAATACCAGAGAGAGTGACCCCCCGAAAATAACCCCAATACCAGAGAGAGTGACCTCCCGAAAATAACCCCAATACCAGAGAGAGTGACCCCCcgaaaataaccccaatcccagagagagtgaccccccaaaataaccccaatcccagagtcaacccccccccccccccgactccgaGTAACCCCAATTCCAGAGAGCACGACCCCCTCCCTGGCTCTGTCTGCCTTGGAGGTGGATTGCGTGGTTGCCCGGGGTAAATGAGGCCCCCTGCAATATGAAGTGTGCAGATGCCTGTTCTCTGACAACTGGCATTgcttcgatgggccgaatgtccaccTTCTGTGCAGAATGACTCTGTGACCTACCTGCTCGGCTCCAGTCAGCGAATAGGCATGTCCTTTCACCAGTTTCTGGGTTGTTATGGCCTCAGTCTCTGCTGCACTGGTGATCTGAACACACAAGAGATGATCAAATCGACAAACCAGTCACAACCCTCAGTGACCGCCTGCACAACCCCCACCCTCCGCAAAtcgcccaccatcaacatcctgggggtcacccctgcccagaaactgaacgggatcagccacataaatactgcagctacaagagcaggtccgaggctgggaattctgtggtgagtaactacaggttctggaacggttcctgcagattggaaagttgcaaatgtatccccactatttaagaaaggagggagggaaaacagggaaatacggagctgttagccttacatcagtagttgggaaaatgttagaatcgatTCTGAAGAATGTGATAActtgacacttggataataatggtgGGATTAcacaaagccaacatggatttatgaaagggaaatcatgtttaacaaacctgttggagttttttgaggatgtaactagcagaatagataagggggaaccggtggatgtggtatatttagattttcagaaagcttttgataaggtcccacacaaaattagagcacatgggattggggggaatatactggctaggactgagaactggttaatggacagaaaacagagagtaggaatagaacaaagaacaaagaacaggcccttcggccctccaagcctgcgccgatccagatcctctatctaaacatgtcgcctattttcgaagggtctgtatctctttacttcctgcccattcatgtatctgtctagatacatcttaaaagacgctatcgtgcccgcgtctaccacctccgctggcaacgcgttccaggcacccaccaccctctgcgtaaagaactttccacgcatatcccccctaaacttttcccctttcactttgaactcgtgtcccctaataattgaatcccccactctgggaaaaagctttttgctatccaccctgtctatacctctcatgattttgtacacctcaatcaggtcccccctcaacctccgtctttctaatgaaaataatcctaatctactcaacctctcttcatagctagcgccctccataccaggcaacatcctggtgaacctcctctgcaccctctccaaagcatccacatccttttggtaatgtggcgaccagaactgcacgcagtattccaaatgtggccgaaccaaagtcttatacaactgtaacatgacctgacaactcttgtactcaataccccgtccgatgaaggaaagcatgccatatgccttcttgaccactctattgacctgcgttgccaccttcagggaacaatggacctgaacacccaaatctctctgtacatcaattttccccaggacttttccatttactgtatagttcactcttgaattggatcttccaaaatgcatcacctcgcatttgccctgattgaactccatctgccatttctctgcccagctctccagtttatctatattctgctgtattctctgacagtccccttcactatctgctactccaccaaacttagtgtcgtctgcaaacttgctaatcagaccacctatactttcctccaaatcatttatgtatatcacaaacaacagtggtcccagcacggattcctgtggaacaccactggtcacacgtctccattttgagaaactcccttccactgctactctctgtctcctgttgcccagccagttctttatccatctagctagtgcaccttggaccccatgcgacttcactttctccaccagcctaccatggggaaccttatcaaacgccttactgaagtccatgtatatgacatcgacagcccttccctcatcaatcaactttgtcacttcctgatggagaaagtgaagtcgcatggggtccaaggtgtactagctagatggataaagaactggctgggcaacaggagatagagagtagcagtggaagggagtttctcaaaatggagacgtgttaccagtggtgttccacagggatccatgctgggaccactgttgtttgtgatatacattaatgatttggaggaaagtataggtggtctgattagcaagtttgcagacgacactaaaattggtggagtagcagatagtgaaggggactgtcagagaatacagcagaatatagatagattagagagttgggcagagaaatggcagatggagttcaatcagggcaaatgcgaggtgatgcattttggaagatccaattcaagagtgaactatacagtaaatggaaaagtcctggggaaaattgatgtacagagagatttgggtgttcaggtccactgttccctgaaggtggcaacgcaggtaaatagagtggtcaagaaggcatacggcatgctttccttcatcggacggggtattgagtacaagagttggcaggtcatgttacagttgtataggactttggttcggccacatttggaatactgcgtgcagttctggtcgccacattaccaaaaggatgtggatgctttggagagggtgcagaggaggttcaccaggatgttgcctggtatggagggcgctagctatgaagagaggttgagtagattaggattattttcattagaaagacagaggttgaggggggacctgattgaggtgtacaaaatcatgagaggtatagacagggtggatagcaagaggctttttcccagagtggggtattcaattactagaggacacgagttcaaagtgaaaggggaaaagtttaggggggatatgcgtggaaagttctttacgcagagggtggtgggtgcctggaacgcgttgccagcggaggtgttagatgcgggcacgatggcgtcttttaagatgtatctagacagatacatgaatgggcaggaagaaaagagatacagaaccttagaaaataggcaacatgtttagagagaggatctggatcggcgcaggcttggagggccgaagggcctgttcctgtgctgtaattatctttgttctttgttcctcaaagaattctataaagttggtaagacatgaccttccctgcacaaaaccatgttgcctatcactgataagcccattttcttccaaatgggaatagatcctatccctcagtatcttctccagcagcttccctaccacgggtcattctcacgttggcaggctgtgaatagtggggtaccgcaagaatcagtgcttgggccccagctgttcacaatctatatcaatgatttggatgtggggaccaaatgtaatatttccaaatttgctgatgacacaaaactaggtgggaatgtgagtagtgaggaggatgtatggaggcttcaaggggatttggagaggctaagtgaatgggcaaatggaatacaatgcggagaaatgtgaggttatccactttggtaggaaaaacagaaatacagagtatttcttaaatggtgagaggttgagaagtgttgaacttcaaagggacctgggtgtccttgttcatgaatcactgaaagctaacatgcaggtacaacaagcaattaagaagacaaatggtatgttggcctttattaaaaGAGGATTTGAGTgtagaagtaaagatgtcttgctgcaattatatagagccttggtgagactgcattggagtattgtgtacagttttggtctctttactgaaGGAAGAattttttgtatttgttcatgggatgtggtctttgctggttaggccaacatttattgtccataataataaaagcaaaatactgcagatgctggaattctgaaataaaaacagaaagtgctggaaatactcagcaggtcaggcagtatctgtggagagagaaacagagttaataaaaacagagagtgctggaaatactcagcaggtcaggcagtatctgtggagagagaaacagagttaataaaaacagagagtgctggaaatactcagcaggtcaggcagtatctgtggagagagaaacagagttaataaaaacagagagtgctggaaatactcagcaggtcaggcagtatctgtggagagagaaacagagttaataaaaacagagagtgttgtaaatactcagcaggtcagggagtatctgtggagagagaagcagagttaacgtttcgggtcagtgacccttcatcagaactggcaaagattagaaaagtaataggttttaTGCAAATAAGGAGGGTGTTAAAAGGGAAGGTGTtaagacagagggtcacagagaagatCTGATaaagaggtcatggggcaaaagcaaagggtgtgttaatggtgtgctgaaatacAAAaccttagtgcagagagggtgttcatTGACAGAAAAATAAACAAGCCTAGCCAAATGCACAAACAAGAAAAAAACagtaggcagacacatggcagaaaaatgatgaaataaaataaaatcaaagtaaaatggggggctgtcatgctctgaaattattgaactcaatgttcagtccggcaggctgtagtgtgcctaatcggtagatgagatgctgttcctcgagcttgcaaagaacaaagaaaattacagcacaggaacaggcccttcggccctccaagcctacgccgatccaaatcctctatctaaacctgtcgcctattttctaagggtctgtatctctttacttcctgcccattcatgtatctgtctagatacatcttaaaagacgctatcgtgcccgcgtctaccacctccgctggcaacgcattccatgcacccaccaccctctgcgtaaagaactttccacgcatatcccccctaaacttttcccctttcactttgaactcgtgtccccttgtaattgaatcccccactctgggaaaaagcttcttgctatccactctgtctatccctctcatgattttgtacacctcaatcaggtcccccctcaacctccgtctttctaatgaaaataatcctaatctactcaacctctcttcatagctagcgccctccataccaggcaacatcctggtgaacctcctctgcaccctctccaaagcatccacatccttttggtaatgtggcgaccagaactgcacgcagtattccaaatgtggccgaaccaaagatgttcactggaacactgcagcaatcccaggacagagatgtgagcatgagagcaggggggagtgttgaaatggcaagcaaccggaagctcagggtcctgcttgcggactgagcggagatgttccgcaaagcggtcacccagtctgcgcttggtctccccaatgtagaggagaccacactgtgagcagcgaatacagtatactacattgaaagaagtacaagtaaatcgctgcttcacctgaaaggagtgtttggggcctgggatagtgaggagagaggaggtaaatgggcaggtattacacctcctgcgattgcagaggaaggtgccctgggaaggggatgaggtggtgggggtaatggaggagtggaccagggtgccgcggagggaacgatcccttcggaatgctgacaggggaagggaggggaagatgcgactggtagtggcatcacgctggaggtggcgaaaatggcggaggatgatcctttggatatggaggctggtgggatgaaaagtgaggacaaggggaaccctgtcacggttctgggagggaggggaaggggtgagggtagaggtgcggggaatgggtcggacacggttgagggccctgtcaaccacagtggggggaaatcctcggttgaggaaaaaggtcatatcagaagcaccgtcatggaaggtagcatcatcagagcagatgcgtcggagacggagaaactgggagaatggaatggagtccttacaggaggtagggtgtgaagaagtgtagtcgaggtagctgtgggagtcagtgggcttataatggatattggtagacaacctatccccagagatggagacagagaagtcgaggaagggaagggaagtgtcagagatggaccatgtaaaggtgagagaagggtggaaattggaagcaaagttgataaagttttccagttcgg
This region of Heterodontus francisci isolate sHetFra1 unplaced genomic scaffold, sHetFra1.hap1 HAP1_SCAFFOLD_916, whole genome shotgun sequence genomic DNA includes:
- the LOC137361888 gene encoding sporozoite surface protein 2-like; amino-acid sequence: MSLESDPQNNPNPRASDPPQNNPNPRASDPPQNNPNPRQSQSDPQNNPNPRESDPPKNYPNPRECDPQNYPNPRESDPPK